In one Rutidosis leptorrhynchoides isolate AG116_Rl617_1_P2 chromosome 8, CSIRO_AGI_Rlap_v1, whole genome shotgun sequence genomic region, the following are encoded:
- the LOC139864211 gene encoding DNA polymerase-like, with translation MKEFPMPHGAPVWYGNLQEKDLDNKLGFIEAYVECSKTIKNPFLPYRDKNGLLLFPTGKFVGVYFSEELKFAREIGYNVIPLSGYLFEKKESPFSNFVSNLFESRLEAKKSGNDVLSYVYKILMNSLYGRFGINPQSTKTEVCDTVRSRKLLRRSELISADVLNNNCHVVS, from the coding sequence ATGAAGGAATTCCCAATGCCACATGGTGCGCCTGTCTGGTATGGAAATCTTCAAGAGAAGGACTTAGATAACAAGTTAGGGTTTATTGAGGCATATGTGGAATGTTCGAAAACTATCAAGAATCCATTTCTACCCTATCGAGACAAGAACGGGCTTCTCCTTTTTCCAACAGGAAAGTTTGTGGGTGTATACTTTAGCGAAGAATTGAAGTTTGCTAGAGAGATTGGCTACAATGTGATTCCACTCTCTGGCTACCTCTTTGAGAAGAAGGAAAGCCCTTTCAGTAACTTTGTAAGCAATCTCTTTGAAAGCAGGTTAGAAGCTAAGAAGTCTGGAAATGATGTGTTGTCTTATGTGTACAAAATCCTTATGAATTCGCTCTATGGTAGATTTGGCATTAACCCTCAGAGCACAAAAACCGAGGTCTGTGATACAGTAAGATCCAGAAAGTTATTAAGAAGAAGTGAATTGATATCAGCTGATGTGCTTAACAACAACTGCCACGTTGTTTCCTAA